The Pseudomonas sp. G2-4 genome window below encodes:
- a CDS encoding type VI secretion protein, which translates to MPVYSWQAVLLTLVVLFGLGGCSANYKFNDSVYRPLGDPQAVNRGK; encoded by the coding sequence ATGCCTGTCTATTCCTGGCAAGCCGTCCTGCTGACCCTTGTCGTGTTATTCGGCCTCGGCGGCTGTAGTGCTAATTACAAATTCAATGACAGCGTTTATCGCCCATTGGGTGATCCGCAAGCGGTCAATCGCGGCAAGTGA
- a CDS encoding sigma 54-interacting transcriptional regulator, translating into MFKQIAQPMVYAEDLLTLFSSLSRAEDGAALLDEFILGIAQLSGCDLVQLYVPDATHTRLEVSTECLEGQLQFRDGRSLPSDYIGEQLLQFSLCQNRVVCLGALSDSLHDTRFLPVRATPWQSMLCVPLANSQEGVEGLLLCASDQHLDLQGFAESLGRLGVFALSQAHLLQRLSRPVSEIQSIATSLPSVTGYGLIGRSAAMRQTCSLISKVLHSPYTILLRGETGTGKEVVARAIHDWGPRRSKAFIVQNCAAVPENLLESELFGYRKGAFTGADRDRAGLFDAANGGTLLLDEIGDMPLSLQAKLLRVLQEGEVRPLGSNDTHMIDVRIIAATHRDLKLLVTEGKFREDLYYRLAQFPIQLPALRQREGDVIELARHFADKACTLLRRDPVRWSDAALDHLAVYGFPGNIRELKGIVERAVLLCEDGELLVEHFELPIETPPALGCMNLRKRLGQIERGLLIDCLRKNAGNQTLTARELGLARRTLLYRLARLRIHRKDYDD; encoded by the coding sequence ATGTTTAAGCAGATTGCGCAACCGATGGTCTACGCCGAAGACCTCCTGACGCTGTTTTCCAGTCTTTCGCGCGCGGAGGACGGCGCGGCGTTGTTGGATGAGTTCATTCTGGGCATAGCGCAGCTCAGTGGCTGCGATCTGGTGCAGTTATACGTGCCCGATGCCACCCACACTCGCCTGGAGGTGAGTACCGAATGCCTGGAAGGCCAGCTGCAGTTTCGTGACGGCCGCAGCCTGCCTTCCGACTATATCGGTGAGCAACTGTTGCAATTTTCCCTGTGCCAGAATCGTGTGGTGTGCCTCGGTGCGTTGAGCGACAGCCTGCACGACACTCGCTTCCTGCCGGTCCGGGCCACACCATGGCAATCAATGCTGTGTGTGCCGCTTGCCAACTCGCAAGAGGGCGTCGAGGGTTTGTTGCTGTGCGCCAGTGATCAGCACCTCGACCTGCAAGGGTTCGCCGAATCCCTGGGGCGTCTTGGGGTATTCGCGCTCAGCCAGGCGCACCTGTTGCAACGTCTGAGCCGCCCTGTCAGCGAAATTCAGTCCATCGCCACAAGCCTGCCGAGTGTCACCGGGTACGGCCTGATTGGCAGGAGTGCGGCTATGCGCCAGACCTGTTCATTGATCAGCAAAGTGCTACACAGCCCCTACACCATTTTGCTGCGTGGCGAGACTGGTACTGGCAAGGAGGTAGTGGCTCGGGCCATCCATGACTGGGGCCCGCGTCGGTCCAAGGCATTTATTGTGCAGAACTGCGCAGCGGTGCCCGAGAATTTGCTGGAAAGCGAGTTGTTCGGCTATCGCAAAGGCGCGTTCACCGGTGCTGACCGGGACCGTGCCGGGCTGTTCGATGCGGCCAATGGAGGCACACTACTGCTTGATGAAATCGGCGATATGCCATTGTCCCTCCAAGCCAAGCTGCTGCGCGTGCTGCAGGAGGGCGAAGTCCGTCCGCTGGGGTCGAACGATACCCATATGATCGACGTACGCATCATTGCCGCCACCCACCGCGACCTGAAGCTGTTGGTCACGGAAGGCAAGTTTCGCGAAGACCTGTATTACCGCCTCGCCCAGTTTCCGATCCAATTGCCGGCCCTGCGTCAGCGCGAAGGCGACGTCATCGAGCTGGCGCGACATTTTGCCGACAAGGCCTGCACGTTATTGCGGCGCGATCCGGTGCGCTGGTCCGACGCAGCACTCGATCATCTGGCGGTCTACGGCTTCCCCGGAAACATACGTGAACTCAAAGGCATCGTCGAAAGGGCCGTGTTGTTGTGCGAGGACGGCGAACTGCTGGTCGAGCATTTTGAGTTGCCCATCGAAACCCCACCTGCCCTTGGCTGTATGAACCTTCGCAAACGGTTGGGGCAAATCGAACGTGGTTTGCTGATCGACTGCCTGCGCAAGAACGCCGGCAACCAGACACTTACCGCGCGGGAACTCGGCCTTGCACGCCGCACGCTGCTTTACCGCCTCGCGCGCTTGAGGATTCATCGCAAGGATTACGATGACTGA
- the tssH gene encoding type VI secretion system ATPase TssH, translating to MINVDLQHLIQVLDASTKRDLEGAAEQCVARGANKVLVEDLLKCLLERPRGLLTRALQDAQISASELSAALQPCIEHSASRNPIFAPELVQWLQDALLVANLELGQSQVGQAALILALLRNPIRHAGSHYQALLGKLNIDRLKEFALSQQAQSVAGQSVASDGSLLERFTHNLTQQARDGQLDPVLCRDGEIRQMIDILVRRRKNNPIVVGEAGVGKTAIVEGLALRIAAGEIPSALEGVELLSLDMGLLQAGASIKGEFERRLKGVIDGVQASPKSIILFIDEAHTLIGAGGNAGGFDAANLLKPALARGELRTIAATTWTEYKKYFEKDPALARRFQPVQLHEPTVSEAVTILRGLARVYESSHGIYLRDDAVVAAAQLSARYLAGRQLPDKAVDVLDTACARVRISLAAAPQSLERLRGEWAEGEHQRLALRRDAEAGLSIDVLELEALEVRLDTIEDECRALEIQWTEQRILAERLLSLRQQLARARVDAVDQTLCVETLEAALNETHGALMAAQGQERLVSFEVCPRLVAEVISAWTGVPLAQLAREHNAKIASFATDLRTRIRGQDQAVQALDRAMRAAAAGLNKPDAPVGVFLLVGPSGVGKTETALALADLLYGGDRFITTLNMAEFQEKHSISRLIGAPPGYVGFGEGGMLTEAVRQKPYSVVLLDEVEKAGPDVLNLFYQIFDKGLANDGEGREIDFRNTLILMTSNLGSERIGEICENGAQPTAERLEEAIRPILSKHFKPALLARMCVVPYYPVSGPVLRELVEIKLDRLGGWLHRRQLGFSYCGHLVDHLVERCTRSDDGARLIDHLLDLHLTPLVADRLLATMATGDPLRHVHATLAGDASVACEFS from the coding sequence ATGATTAACGTAGACCTTCAGCACCTCATTCAGGTGCTGGACGCCAGCACCAAGAGGGACTTGGAGGGGGCGGCCGAGCAGTGCGTGGCCCGTGGCGCAAACAAAGTCCTGGTGGAAGACTTGTTGAAGTGTCTGCTGGAGCGACCGCGAGGTTTGCTCACTCGTGCCTTGCAGGATGCGCAAATAAGCGCGAGCGAGCTGAGCGCTGCCTTGCAACCGTGTATTGAACATAGCGCCTCACGCAACCCGATATTCGCTCCTGAGTTGGTGCAATGGCTGCAAGATGCGCTGCTGGTGGCCAATCTTGAACTGGGACAGAGCCAGGTCGGGCAAGCTGCCTTGATTCTGGCGCTGCTGCGTAATCCTATCCGCCACGCGGGGAGTCACTACCAGGCGCTGCTTGGCAAGCTGAACATCGACCGGCTGAAAGAGTTCGCCTTGTCACAACAGGCACAATCGGTTGCTGGCCAATCTGTCGCGTCAGACGGCTCACTGCTGGAGCGCTTCACTCATAACCTGACTCAGCAGGCTCGCGATGGCCAACTCGACCCGGTGCTTTGTCGGGACGGCGAAATCAGGCAGATGATTGATATTCTCGTTCGTCGGCGCAAGAACAATCCAATCGTTGTCGGTGAGGCGGGGGTAGGCAAGACGGCTATCGTCGAGGGCCTGGCCTTGCGCATTGCTGCTGGGGAAATACCTTCAGCGCTCGAAGGTGTTGAACTGTTGTCGCTGGATATGGGATTGCTGCAGGCCGGAGCCAGCATCAAGGGCGAATTCGAGCGACGCCTCAAGGGGGTGATCGACGGTGTCCAGGCTTCGCCCAAGTCCATCATCCTGTTCATCGACGAGGCCCATACCCTGATCGGCGCGGGTGGCAATGCCGGCGGTTTCGACGCCGCCAATCTGCTCAAGCCGGCCCTGGCCCGAGGCGAACTGCGCACTATCGCGGCCACCACCTGGACTGAGTACAAAAAATACTTTGAGAAAGACCCGGCCCTGGCTCGTCGTTTCCAGCCAGTGCAACTGCACGAGCCGACTGTCAGTGAAGCGGTGACCATCCTGCGCGGCCTGGCCCGGGTCTACGAGAGCAGCCACGGTATTTATCTGCGTGATGATGCTGTGGTCGCGGCGGCGCAATTGTCCGCCCGCTATCTGGCCGGTCGTCAACTGCCGGACAAAGCCGTCGATGTACTCGACACCGCCTGCGCTCGTGTGCGCATCAGCTTGGCTGCTGCGCCGCAAAGTCTTGAGCGATTGCGAGGGGAGTGGGCCGAAGGCGAGCACCAGCGCCTGGCGTTGCGTCGTGACGCGGAGGCCGGCCTGTCGATTGATGTCCTGGAGCTGGAAGCGTTGGAGGTGCGCCTGGATACCATCGAAGACGAGTGTCGGGCACTGGAAATCCAATGGACCGAACAACGAATTCTTGCTGAACGCCTACTGTCGTTGCGTCAGCAATTGGCCAGGGCACGAGTAGACGCGGTAGATCAAACCCTGTGCGTCGAAACCCTGGAAGCTGCGCTGAACGAAACCCACGGCGCGTTGATGGCGGCGCAGGGTCAAGAGCGTCTGGTCAGTTTTGAAGTGTGCCCGCGGTTGGTGGCCGAAGTGATCAGTGCCTGGACCGGTGTGCCATTGGCGCAACTGGCACGGGAGCACAACGCTAAAATCGCGAGCTTCGCGACTGACCTGCGTACTCGCATTCGCGGACAGGACCAGGCCGTGCAGGCGCTTGACCGTGCCATGCGCGCCGCCGCCGCAGGCCTGAACAAGCCTGACGCCCCAGTGGGTGTATTTCTGCTGGTGGGGCCGAGCGGCGTCGGCAAGACCGAAACGGCGCTGGCCCTGGCTGATCTGCTGTACGGAGGAGACCGGTTTATCACGACCCTCAATATGGCCGAGTTTCAGGAGAAACATAGCATTTCCCGACTGATCGGGGCACCGCCTGGTTATGTCGGTTTTGGCGAGGGTGGCATGCTCACCGAAGCTGTGCGGCAAAAACCCTATTCAGTGGTGTTGCTTGACGAGGTCGAAAAGGCCGGTCCGGATGTGCTGAACCTGTTCTACCAGATATTCGACAAAGGTCTGGCCAATGATGGAGAAGGGCGCGAGATCGACTTTCGCAATACCCTGATTCTGATGACGTCGAACCTGGGCAGTGAGCGCATCGGCGAGATATGCGAAAACGGCGCGCAACCGACTGCCGAACGCCTCGAGGAGGCCATTCGCCCGATACTCAGCAAGCATTTCAAACCCGCGTTGCTGGCACGCATGTGCGTGGTGCCGTACTACCCGGTAAGCGGCCCGGTCCTGCGCGAGCTGGTGGAAATCAAACTCGATCGCCTGGGCGGGTGGCTGCATCGTCGTCAACTGGGCTTCAGTTACTGCGGACATCTTGTGGACCACTTGGTCGAGCGCTGCACTCGCAGCGACGATGGTGCTCGGCTGATTGACCATCTGCTCGACCTGCACCTGACACCGCTGGTGGCAGACCGCTTGCTCGCGACCATGGCGACCGGCGACCCACTGCGGCATGTACACGCTACCCTCGCCGGCGATGCCAGCGTAGCTTGCGAGTTCAGTTGA
- the tssG gene encoding type VI secretion system baseplate subunit TssG — protein MDTQNGPAAASISVLTRRIREYSLFQAVLLVMDRLREAHPFLDDEELYDRLEFRANPSLGFPGSDIDRLEFFEEHGQMRARLRLNLIGLVGAGSPLPAFYGEQALGDGEEGNPTRDFLDLFHHRLQRLMLPIWRKYRYCASFQGGARDPFSKQLFALIGLGGERIRQATQLNWKRLLPYLGLLSLRAHSAALIEAVLRYYFKHAELNLEQCIERRVDVLDEQLNRLGRANSLLSEDLVLGERVRDRSGKFRIHICELDWQRFHEFLPIGVGHQPLCMLVRFTLRDPLEYDIRLVLRQEEIRELRIGKQNTCRLGWTSWLGHERADGVVILGSKTH, from the coding sequence ATGGACACCCAGAATGGGCCAGCAGCCGCTTCTATAAGCGTGTTGACACGACGGATACGTGAGTACTCGCTGTTCCAGGCCGTGTTGTTGGTCATGGACCGATTGCGTGAGGCGCACCCGTTTTTGGACGACGAGGAACTGTACGACCGGTTGGAGTTTCGGGCCAATCCGAGCCTGGGATTCCCGGGCAGCGACATCGATCGATTGGAGTTTTTTGAGGAGCACGGGCAGATGCGAGCTCGTCTGCGCTTGAACCTGATCGGCTTGGTAGGTGCTGGGTCGCCCTTACCGGCGTTCTATGGTGAGCAGGCCTTGGGGGACGGCGAAGAAGGCAATCCAACTCGCGACTTCCTCGACCTGTTCCATCATCGTCTTCAACGATTGATGCTGCCGATCTGGCGTAAATACCGCTATTGCGCCAGTTTCCAGGGTGGTGCCCGCGATCCGTTCTCCAAGCAGTTGTTTGCGTTGATCGGCTTGGGTGGCGAGCGGATCCGCCAGGCCACTCAATTGAACTGGAAGCGTCTGTTGCCGTACCTGGGTCTGTTAAGTCTTCGGGCGCATTCGGCGGCATTGATCGAAGCGGTACTGCGTTATTACTTCAAGCACGCCGAACTGAACCTTGAGCAGTGCATCGAGCGCCGCGTGGACGTTCTTGATGAGCAACTCAATCGTTTGGGGCGCGCTAACAGCTTGCTGAGCGAAGACTTGGTGCTGGGCGAACGGGTGCGTGATCGCAGTGGCAAGTTCCGGATTCATATCTGTGAACTGGACTGGCAACGTTTCCACGAATTCTTGCCGATCGGTGTTGGTCACCAGCCGTTGTGCATGCTGGTGCGTTTCACCCTGCGCGATCCTCTCGAATATGACATTCGCCTGGTCTTGCGTCAGGAGGAAATACGCGAACTGCGCATTGGAAAACAGAACACCTGCCGCCTGGGATGGACCAGTTGGCTGGGACACGAACGCGCTGACGGCGTGGTGATCCTCGGCAGTAAAACTCACTAG
- the tssF gene encoding type VI secretion system baseplate subunit TssF has translation MSFNHYYQSELTALRQLGQRFAERNPALAPFLGQAGRDPDVERLLEGVAFLTGRLRQKLDDELPELSHSLMHLLWPNYMRPLPAFSILQFDPLQQSGPALRVERDTPVESKPVQGVRCRFLTCYPTEVLALHLTGLSYSVKGDGSLLSLRLEMHCDGHLGELRLSRLRLHFAGERYISQMLYLSLLRNLEGIELVPLDGAGNPISTMDGAPMMFRLPAEHVQPVGFAEEEALVPSPLNTFRGYRYLQEYFAFQDKFLFVDVNGLDLLNALPQDALIQMRGLDLRFDIGKSGIQRLRPTLDNVKLYCTPIANLFKHDAQPIRLDGKQDEYLLLPAIYDPEHCGVFCVESVTGWNPGGQGNQAYVPFESFEHDSSFDVSHNRPYYSVRQRPSLLHGGLDTCLGFGGRHNQTYETLSIELMCTNQNLPRQLKPGDIDQPAEKSPESLSFRNIGPVTPCFAPPLNQDFLWKVISNMSLNYLSLADVNALKVILETYDFPRYYDEQTEKVSQRLLGGLKSIKHQHVDRLHRGLPVRGLRTELTIDPQGYIGEGDLFVFASVLNEFFALYASLNSYHELRVNSTQGDVYQWTPRMGQQPLL, from the coding sequence ATGTCGTTCAACCACTACTACCAGAGCGAGTTGACTGCGCTTCGCCAGTTGGGCCAGCGTTTCGCCGAGCGTAACCCTGCCTTGGCGCCGTTTCTGGGGCAGGCTGGGCGAGACCCGGATGTGGAGCGTTTACTGGAAGGGGTAGCATTTCTGACAGGACGTTTGCGCCAAAAGCTCGACGACGAATTGCCGGAGTTGAGCCATTCGCTAATGCACCTATTGTGGCCGAACTACATGCGTCCACTGCCGGCCTTTAGTATTTTGCAGTTCGACCCCCTACAGCAATCAGGCCCCGCATTGCGGGTGGAGCGCGATACGCCGGTCGAGAGCAAGCCTGTCCAAGGGGTCCGTTGTCGCTTTCTGACTTGTTACCCTACCGAAGTCCTGGCGCTCCATCTGACGGGGTTGAGTTATTCGGTTAAAGGCGACGGTTCGCTGTTGAGCCTGCGCTTGGAGATGCATTGTGACGGTCACTTGGGTGAATTGCGGCTGAGCCGTTTGCGTCTGCACTTTGCCGGCGAACGATACATTAGCCAGATGCTTTATCTCAGCCTGTTGCGAAACCTGGAAGGTATTGAGTTGGTTCCGCTGGACGGTGCAGGCAACCCCATAAGCACTATGGACGGCGCTCCAATGATGTTCAGACTCCCTGCCGAGCATGTCCAGCCAGTAGGATTTGCTGAAGAAGAAGCGCTAGTCCCGTCTCCGCTGAATACCTTTCGCGGCTATCGCTACTTGCAGGAGTATTTCGCCTTTCAGGACAAGTTCCTGTTCGTTGACGTCAATGGCCTGGACCTGCTCAACGCTTTGCCGCAGGACGCCCTCATACAGATGCGCGGACTGGACCTGCGCTTCGATATTGGCAAGAGCGGTATCCAGCGCCTGCGTCCAACATTGGATAACGTGAAGCTTTACTGCACGCCTATCGCCAATCTGTTCAAGCATGATGCACAGCCGATCCGGTTGGATGGCAAGCAGGATGAGTACCTGCTGCTACCGGCTATTTACGACCCGGAGCACTGCGGCGTGTTTTGCGTCGAGAGCGTCACTGGCTGGAATCCGGGCGGCCAGGGTAATCAGGCGTATGTGCCGTTTGAATCCTTTGAGCACGACTCAAGCTTCGATGTGTCCCACAACCGCCCCTATTACAGTGTCCGCCAACGTCCGTCGCTGCTCCATGGCGGCCTCGACACCTGCCTGGGCTTTGGAGGCCGCCACAATCAGACCTATGAAACCCTGTCGATCGAACTGATGTGCACCAACCAGAACCTGCCGCGTCAACTCAAGCCCGGTGATATCGACCAGCCCGCTGAAAAAAGCCCCGAGTCGTTGAGCTTTCGCAACATAGGTCCGGTCACTCCGTGCTTTGCACCGCCACTCAATCAGGATTTCCTCTGGAAGGTGATCAGCAACATGTCACTTAACTACCTGTCGCTGGCGGATGTGAACGCTCTCAAGGTCATTCTCGAAACCTATGACTTTCCGCGCTACTACGACGAGCAGACGGAGAAAGTCAGCCAGCGTTTATTGGGCGGGCTCAAGTCGATCAAGCACCAGCATGTTGACCGGCTGCACCGTGGGTTGCCGGTTCGCGGCTTGCGCACTGAACTGACTATCGATCCCCAGGGATACATCGGTGAAGGTGACCTGTTCGTCTTCGCTTCGGTTCTTAACGAGTTTTTTGCGCTTTATGCCAGCCTCAATTCGTACCACGAACTGCGGGTCAACAGCACACAGGGAGATGTGTACCAATGGACACCCAGAATGGGCCAGCAGCCGCTTCTATAA
- the tssE gene encoding type VI secretion system baseplate subunit TssE has translation MTYGSLFERLNGDGVKRAGLSREVCAMASVAAHLAKMLSTRAGSVQTLSDYGLPDLNDMRLSLHDARSQARAAIETFIEAYEPRLRNVCVASMPNNADPLHLFFSIDALLDVEGVKRQVSFSACLDGSGQVKVSQG, from the coding sequence ATGACTTATGGCAGCCTTTTCGAGCGCCTGAATGGCGATGGCGTAAAACGTGCGGGTTTGAGTCGCGAGGTTTGCGCTATGGCATCCGTGGCTGCTCATCTAGCCAAAATGCTCAGCACCCGCGCGGGCAGCGTGCAGACGTTATCCGATTACGGGTTACCGGATCTCAATGACATGCGCCTGAGCCTTCATGACGCAAGAAGCCAGGCCCGCGCGGCAATCGAGACATTCATCGAGGCTTACGAGCCACGCCTCAGGAATGTCTGTGTCGCTTCGATGCCGAACAATGCCGATCCGCTTCACCTGTTTTTCAGCATCGACGCTTTGCTGGATGTCGAGGGGGTCAAGCGGCAGGTAAGTTTTTCCGCGTGCCTGGACGGTAGCGGCCAAGTCAAGGTCAGCCAAGGATAG
- the tssC gene encoding type VI secretion system contractile sheath large subunit, whose amino-acid sequence MSTHAVQKQSQGNDHSILESIIAQTRLTPDDEAYDIATRGVSAFIEELLKPQNSGEPVKKAMVDRMIAEIDAKLSRQVDEILHHLEFQALESAWRGLQLLVERTNFRENIKIEMLNVSKSDLLDDFEDSPEVTQSGLYKHIYTAEYGQFGGQPVGAIIANYFMSPSSPDVKLMQYVASVACMSHAPFIAAAGPKFFGLESFTGLPDLKDLKDHFEGPQFSKWQSFRQSEDARYIGLTVPRFLLRNPYDPEENPVKSFVYKETVANNHEHYLWGNTAYAFGTRLTDSFAKFRWCPNIVGPQSGGAVEDLPLHHFKSMGEIETKIPTEVLVSDRREYELAEEGFISLTMRKGGDNAAFFSASSVQKPKFFGISAEDKRAELNYKLGTQLPYMMIVNRLAHYLKVLQREQLGSWKERTDLERELNNWIRKYVADQENPSAEVRGRRPLREARVVVSDVEGEPGWYRVGLNVRPHFKYMGADFTLSLVGKLDKA is encoded by the coding sequence ATGAGTACCCATGCAGTACAGAAACAGAGTCAAGGCAATGATCACAGCATTCTGGAAAGCATCATCGCCCAAACCCGCCTGACCCCGGACGATGAAGCCTACGACATTGCCACGCGTGGTGTGTCGGCGTTCATCGAGGAGCTGCTCAAGCCGCAGAACAGCGGCGAACCGGTCAAGAAAGCCATGGTTGATCGCATGATTGCTGAGATCGATGCCAAGCTCAGTCGCCAGGTGGATGAGATCCTCCATCACTTGGAGTTTCAGGCTCTGGAGTCGGCCTGGCGCGGTTTGCAGTTGTTGGTTGAGCGCACCAACTTCCGTGAAAATATCAAGATTGAAATGCTCAACGTCTCCAAGAGCGATCTACTGGACGACTTCGAGGATTCGCCGGAAGTCACGCAATCTGGTCTGTACAAGCATATCTACACGGCTGAATACGGTCAGTTCGGCGGGCAGCCGGTGGGTGCGATTATCGCTAACTACTTCATGTCTCCGAGCTCGCCGGACGTGAAACTGATGCAGTACGTGGCCAGTGTCGCCTGCATGTCCCACGCGCCGTTCATCGCCGCCGCCGGCCCGAAATTCTTTGGCCTGGAAAGCTTCACTGGCCTGCCGGATCTCAAGGATCTGAAAGACCACTTCGAAGGCCCGCAATTTTCCAAATGGCAGAGCTTTCGTCAGTCGGAAGACGCTCGCTACATCGGTCTGACCGTACCGCGCTTCCTGTTGCGCAACCCATACGATCCTGAAGAGAACCCAGTCAAGTCGTTCGTGTACAAAGAAACCGTTGCCAACAACCACGAACATTATCTGTGGGGCAACACTGCGTACGCGTTCGGTACCCGCCTGACCGACAGTTTTGCCAAATTCCGCTGGTGCCCGAACATCGTCGGTCCCCAAAGCGGTGGCGCGGTTGAAGACCTGCCGTTGCACCACTTCAAAAGCATGGGTGAAATCGAAACCAAGATCCCTACCGAAGTATTGGTTTCCGATCGTCGCGAATATGAACTGGCCGAGGAAGGCTTCATTTCCCTGACCATGCGCAAAGGTGGCGACAACGCCGCGTTCTTCTCTGCCAGCTCTGTGCAGAAGCCCAAATTCTTCGGTATCAGCGCGGAGGACAAGCGAGCAGAGCTGAACTACAAGCTTGGCACCCAGTTGCCGTACATGATGATCGTCAATCGCCTGGCTCATTACTTGAAGGTTCTGCAGCGCGAGCAACTGGGGTCGTGGAAAGAGCGTACGGACTTGGAGCGTGAGCTCAACAACTGGATTCGCAAGTATGTGGCCGACCAGGAAAATCCGAGTGCCGAAGTCCGTGGCCGACGCCCCCTGCGCGAGGCCAGAGTCGTCGTCAGTGATGTGGAAGGTGAGCCAGGTTGGTACCGTGTTGGCCTGAATGTACGACCTCACTTCAAATACATGGGTGCTGATTTCACCCTGTCGTTGGTTGGCAAGCTGGACAAGGCATAA
- the tssB gene encoding type VI secretion system contractile sheath small subunit — protein MAKEGSVAPKERINVTFKPATGGAQEEIELPLKLLAIGDYIHRKDERKIEERKPISIDKMTFDDVLAKQELSLTLSVPNRLQEERDTEELSVQLRLKSMKDFNPASLVGQVPELKKLMELREALVALKGPLGNAPAFRKAIEGVLADDESRSRVLGELGLDASAPDV, from the coding sequence ATGGCCAAAGAAGGCTCGGTCGCTCCGAAGGAGCGAATCAACGTCACTTTCAAACCCGCCACTGGTGGCGCTCAGGAGGAGATTGAACTGCCGCTGAAACTGTTAGCTATCGGTGATTACATCCACCGAAAGGACGAACGCAAGATCGAGGAACGTAAGCCCATCAGTATCGACAAGATGACGTTCGATGACGTATTGGCCAAGCAAGAGCTGAGTCTGACCCTGAGCGTACCGAATCGCCTTCAAGAAGAACGCGACACCGAGGAACTGTCCGTACAGCTGCGCTTGAAGTCGATGAAGGATTTCAATCCTGCGAGCCTGGTCGGTCAAGTGCCAGAGCTCAAGAAACTGATGGAACTGCGTGAAGCATTGGTAGCCCTCAAGGGGCCGCTGGGTAACGCACCGGCATTTCGCAAAGCCATTGAAGGGGTACTCGCCGATGACGAATCCCGTAGCCGCGTACTGGGTGAGCTAGGCCTGGACGCCTCAGCCCCGGACGTTTGA